A single region of the Agromyces sp. Leaf222 genome encodes:
- a CDS encoding ABC transporter ATP-binding protein has translation MKLELRGITKRFGSLVANDHIDLTVEAGEIHCLLGENGAGKSTLMNVLYGLYQADEGEVLLDDEVKHFAGPGDAMAAGIGMVHQHFMLIPVFTVAENVMLGHESTKAGGILDLASARAKVREISDRFGFDVDPDALVDDLPVGVQQRVEIIKALSRDARVLVFDEPTAVLTPQETDELMGIMRQLKQTGTSIVFITHKLREVREVADRITVIRLGKVVGEASPTASNAELASLMVGRAVELTVHKDEPKLGEAALVVEGLTVIDPIGQLVVNDVSFTVRRGEILAVAGVQGNGQTELTEALLGLQPRITGSIAIDGIELSAASPRRILDAGVGFVPEDRNEDGLVGEFTITENLMLDRSNGAPFVRAGNIQRAALEQFAREKVAEFDVRTQGIDSKVRQLSGGNQQKVVLARELSRDLRLLVAAQPTRGVDVGSIEFIHKRIVETRDSGVPVVVVSTELDEVAALADRIMVMYRGRIVGIVPGDTPREVLGLMMAGEVPTEGAAA, from the coding sequence ATGAAGCTCGAACTTCGCGGCATCACGAAGCGCTTCGGCAGCTTGGTCGCCAATGACCACATCGACCTCACCGTCGAGGCAGGGGAGATCCACTGCCTGCTCGGTGAGAACGGCGCCGGAAAATCCACCCTCATGAACGTGCTCTACGGCCTCTACCAGGCCGACGAGGGCGAGGTGCTGCTCGACGACGAGGTCAAGCACTTCGCCGGGCCGGGCGACGCCATGGCCGCCGGCATCGGCATGGTGCACCAGCACTTCATGCTGATCCCCGTGTTCACCGTGGCCGAGAACGTCATGCTCGGGCACGAGTCGACGAAGGCGGGCGGCATCCTCGACCTGGCCAGTGCTCGCGCGAAGGTGCGCGAGATCTCCGACCGGTTCGGGTTCGACGTCGATCCCGACGCGCTCGTCGACGACCTGCCCGTCGGCGTGCAGCAGCGGGTCGAGATCATCAAGGCCCTCTCCCGCGACGCCCGCGTGCTCGTGTTCGACGAGCCCACCGCGGTGCTCACGCCGCAGGAGACCGACGAGCTCATGGGCATCATGCGCCAGCTCAAGCAGACCGGCACCTCGATCGTGTTCATCACGCACAAGCTGCGCGAGGTGCGCGAGGTCGCCGACCGCATCACCGTGATCCGCCTCGGCAAGGTGGTCGGCGAGGCGTCGCCCACCGCGTCGAACGCCGAACTCGCCTCGCTCATGGTCGGGCGCGCGGTCGAGCTCACCGTGCACAAGGACGAGCCGAAGCTCGGTGAGGCCGCTCTCGTGGTCGAGGGCCTGACGGTCATCGACCCCATCGGTCAGCTCGTCGTCAACGATGTCAGCTTCACCGTTCGGCGCGGCGAGATCCTCGCCGTCGCGGGCGTGCAGGGCAACGGCCAGACCGAGCTCACCGAGGCCCTCCTCGGCCTCCAGCCGCGCATCACCGGGTCCATCGCGATCGACGGCATCGAACTCAGCGCGGCCAGCCCGCGACGCATCCTCGACGCCGGCGTCGGCTTCGTTCCCGAAGACCGCAACGAAGACGGCCTGGTCGGCGAGTTCACGATCACCGAGAACCTCATGCTCGACCGCAGCAACGGCGCCCCCTTCGTGCGCGCCGGCAACATCCAGCGCGCCGCGCTCGAGCAGTTCGCCCGCGAGAAGGTCGCCGAGTTCGACGTCCGCACCCAGGGCATCGACTCGAAGGTCCGACAGCTCTCGGGCGGCAACCAGCAGAAGGTCGTCCTCGCGCGCGAGCTCAGCCGCGACCTGCGACTGCTCGTCGCAGCGCAGCCCACCCGAGGCGTCGACGTCGGCTCGATCGAGTTCATCCACAAGCGCATCGTCGAGACCAGGGACTCGGGCGTGCCCGTGGTCGTCGTCTCGACCGAGCTCGACGAGGTCGCGGCTCTCGCCGACCGCATCATGGTGATGTACCGCGGCCGCATCGTCGGCATCGTGCCAGGCGACACCCCCCGCGAAGTCCTCGGCCTCATGATGGCCGGAGAGGTCCCCACCGAAGGAGCCGCCGCATGA
- a CDS encoding BMP family protein: MKVTTKKAGFAGLAMFGAAVLLAGCASAPEDSGSGDGGEAIDFQPCMVSDSGGFDDKSFNQLGFEGATKAADELGVELKSVQSEAETDYAPNLTNLVDQGCDLIVTVGFALSAATVESATANPDVEYVIIDDAADNDFDGTVDAPNIKPILFNTAQAAFLAGYAAAAYSETGVVGTFGGMNFPTVSIFMDGFKQGVDYHNSEKSTAVKVLGWDGTDGLFTGGFEANDTARNTAQGLIDQNVDVLLPVGGPIYQSAAAAIRDSGKDIAMIGVDADFTETDPSVADLMLTSILKGIDVGTYDAVLAAGNGEFDPTPFVGTLENEGVGIAPFHDFESKVPAELQGELDELQAAIIAGDVEVKSYLAE; the protein is encoded by the coding sequence GTGAAGGTCACGACCAAGAAGGCCGGATTCGCCGGCCTCGCGATGTTCGGCGCAGCCGTGCTGCTCGCCGGTTGCGCTTCTGCTCCCGAGGATTCGGGCAGCGGCGACGGTGGCGAGGCCATCGACTTCCAGCCCTGCATGGTGTCCGACTCCGGCGGATTCGACGACAAGTCGTTCAACCAGCTCGGCTTCGAGGGCGCCACCAAGGCCGCCGACGAGCTGGGCGTCGAGCTCAAGAGCGTCCAGTCCGAGGCTGAGACCGACTACGCGCCCAACCTGACGAACCTCGTCGACCAGGGCTGCGACCTCATCGTCACCGTCGGCTTCGCCCTCTCGGCCGCCACGGTCGAGTCCGCGACGGCGAACCCCGACGTCGAGTACGTCATCATCGACGACGCGGCCGACAACGACTTCGACGGCACCGTCGACGCTCCGAACATCAAGCCGATCCTGTTCAACACGGCTCAGGCCGCGTTCCTCGCCGGCTACGCGGCTGCCGCGTACAGCGAGACCGGCGTCGTCGGCACCTTCGGCGGCATGAACTTCCCGACCGTCTCGATCTTCATGGACGGCTTCAAGCAGGGCGTCGACTACCACAACAGCGAGAAGAGCACCGCGGTCAAGGTGCTCGGCTGGGACGGCACCGACGGCCTCTTCACCGGTGGCTTCGAGGCCAACGACACCGCGCGCAACACCGCGCAGGGCCTCATCGACCAGAACGTCGACGTGCTGCTGCCCGTCGGTGGCCCGATCTACCAGTCGGCCGCTGCCGCGATCCGCGACTCCGGCAAGGACATCGCCATGATCGGCGTCGACGCCGACTTCACCGAGACCGACCCGTCGGTCGCCGACCTCATGCTCACCTCGATCCTCAAGGGCATCGACGTCGGCACCTACGACGCCGTCCTCGCGGCGGGCAACGGCGAGTTCGACCCGACCCCGTTCGTCGGCACGCTCGAGAACGAGGGCGTCGGCATCGCGCCGTTCCACGACTTCGAGTCGAAGGTCCCGGCCGAGCTGCAGGGTGAGCTCGACGAGCTCCAGGCCGCGATCATCGCGGGCGACGTCGAGGTGAAGTCCTACCTCGCGGAGTAA
- a CDS encoding BMP family protein, translating to MSRKGFGFGIALVAASVVLMGCQAAPEAEEPAESSGCVRMVTNSGGLEDRSFNQSSWEGLQQAESELGVEAEAIVSTGETDLAPNVEQAVASGCGLVVTVGWELADPTLEQAGENPEVAFAIVDESIEAENVKPVVFDTAQASYLAGYLAAGVTKTGVVATFGGGNQPPVTLFMDGFVDGVAKYNEVHGTSVRALGWDKAKQDGAFTGDFEDINKGKTLTDGFIDQGADVILPVAGQVGEGAASAAVERGGVSVIWVDSDGYETLSASFRPVILTSVLKNTQDAMVQIVGDVQQGSFTNEPYVGTLENGGVEISPYHDLAPLVSDELDGEIEALRQSIISGEVVVESPSRP from the coding sequence ATGTCGCGCAAGGGGTTCGGATTCGGGATCGCGCTCGTCGCGGCATCCGTCGTGCTCATGGGGTGCCAGGCCGCCCCCGAGGCCGAGGAGCCGGCCGAGAGTTCGGGCTGCGTCCGCATGGTGACCAACTCGGGCGGTCTCGAGGACCGCTCGTTCAACCAGTCCAGCTGGGAGGGCCTGCAGCAGGCCGAGAGCGAGCTCGGGGTCGAGGCGGAGGCGATCGTCTCGACCGGCGAGACCGACCTCGCGCCGAACGTCGAGCAGGCCGTCGCATCCGGATGCGGGCTCGTCGTCACGGTGGGCTGGGAGCTCGCCGACCCGACGCTCGAGCAGGCCGGCGAGAACCCAGAGGTCGCGTTCGCGATCGTCGACGAGTCGATCGAGGCCGAGAACGTCAAGCCCGTGGTCTTCGACACCGCGCAGGCGTCGTACCTCGCCGGCTACCTCGCGGCGGGCGTGACGAAGACGGGCGTCGTCGCGACCTTCGGCGGCGGCAACCAGCCGCCGGTGACCCTCTTCATGGACGGGTTCGTCGACGGCGTCGCGAAGTACAACGAGGTGCACGGCACGAGCGTGCGCGCGCTCGGGTGGGACAAGGCGAAGCAGGACGGCGCCTTCACGGGCGACTTCGAGGACATCAACAAGGGCAAGACGCTCACCGACGGCTTCATCGACCAGGGGGCCGACGTGATCCTGCCGGTCGCGGGCCAGGTCGGCGAGGGCGCCGCCTCCGCCGCCGTCGAGCGCGGAGGGGTCTCGGTCATCTGGGTCGACAGCGACGGGTACGAGACGCTCTCGGCGTCGTTCCGGCCCGTGATCCTCACGAGCGTGCTGAAGAACACGCAGGACGCGATGGTGCAGATCGTCGGCGACGTGCAGCAGGGCTCGTTCACCAACGAGCCCTACGTCGGCACGCTCGAGAACGGCGGCGTCGAGATCTCGCCGTACCACGACCTCGCGCCGCTCGTCTCCGACGAACTCGACGGCGAGATCGAGGCGCTGCGGCAGTCGATCATCTCGGGCGAGGTCGTCGTGGAGTCGCCGAGCCGGCCCTGA
- a CDS encoding mannose-1-phosphate guanylyltransferase, translating into MSTRAEPLDDFYSVIPAGGVGSRLWPLSRADAPKFLHDLTGSGQTLLKDTWDRLAPLSGDQRIMVVTGRAHRAAVEAQLPDLVDENVVLESEPRDSTAAIGLAAAILERREPGVIIGSFAADHVISGAALFRSAVADAVAAARAGYIATIGITPTEPAVGFGYIECGSELPVEGAKRVEQVRSFVEKPDLDTARAYVEGGSHLWNAGMFIAKASTLLEELARNKPELHAGLIELAEAWDDPGTRGPAVDRIWPKLEKIAIDYSVAEPAADAGRLVVVRGHFQWDDVGDFASLAKLNSSGRSGELAILGEHARVLADASSGIVISRSKRVISLIGVQDIVVVDTPDALLVTTSEHAQRVKAVVDALRLGGSGDVL; encoded by the coding sequence ATGTCAACGCGCGCCGAACCCCTCGACGACTTCTACAGCGTGATCCCCGCGGGCGGGGTCGGTTCCCGGCTGTGGCCGCTGTCGCGCGCAGACGCCCCGAAGTTCCTGCACGATCTCACGGGCTCGGGCCAGACGCTGCTGAAGGACACCTGGGATCGCCTCGCGCCGCTCTCCGGCGATCAGCGCATCATGGTCGTCACCGGTCGCGCGCACCGCGCTGCGGTCGAGGCGCAGCTGCCCGACCTCGTCGACGAGAACGTCGTGCTCGAGAGCGAGCCGCGCGACTCCACGGCCGCGATCGGGCTGGCCGCCGCGATCCTCGAGCGCCGCGAGCCCGGCGTGATCATCGGGTCCTTCGCCGCCGACCACGTCATCTCGGGCGCCGCGCTGTTCCGTTCGGCGGTGGCCGACGCCGTGGCGGCCGCACGCGCCGGCTACATCGCGACGATCGGCATCACGCCGACCGAGCCCGCGGTGGGCTTCGGCTACATCGAGTGCGGCAGCGAGCTGCCGGTCGAGGGCGCCAAGCGGGTCGAGCAGGTGAGGAGCTTCGTCGAGAAGCCCGACCTCGACACAGCGCGCGCGTACGTCGAGGGCGGCTCGCACCTCTGGAATGCCGGCATGTTCATCGCGAAGGCGTCGACGCTCCTCGAAGAGCTCGCGCGGAACAAGCCCGAGCTGCACGCCGGGCTCATCGAGCTCGCCGAGGCATGGGACGATCCCGGCACCCGCGGCCCGGCGGTCGATCGCATCTGGCCGAAGCTCGAGAAGATCGCGATCGACTACTCGGTCGCCGAGCCCGCCGCCGATGCCGGCCGCCTGGTCGTCGTGCGCGGCCACTTCCAGTGGGACGACGTCGGAGACTTCGCCTCGCTCGCCAAGCTCAACTCCAGCGGGCGCTCGGGCGAGCTCGCGATCCTCGGCGAGCACGCACGAGTGCTCGCCGACGCGTCGAGCGGCATCGTCATCAGCCGGTCGAAGCGCGTCATCAGCCTCATCGGCGTGCAGGACATCGTCGTGGTCGACACGCCCGACGCCCTGCTCGTGACCACGAGCGAGCACGCCCAGCGGGTCAAGGCGGTCGTCGACGCGCTCCGGCTCGGCGGCTCGGGCGACGTGCTCTAG
- the sdhC gene encoding succinate dehydrogenase, cytochrome b556 subunit has translation MPENSAGTLAAPAKPAKQKPGGTLYRGREGMWSWVLHRITGVAIFFFLLVHILDTALVRVSPEAYNAVIGTYQTPIMGLGEVALVGAIVFHAFNGVRIILVDLWAWATRHQKLLFYIVIALWVVTMLGFAPRHLMNVFSH, from the coding sequence ATGCCAGAGAACTCGGCAGGAACCCTGGCCGCACCCGCGAAGCCGGCGAAACAGAAGCCGGGCGGCACGCTGTATCGCGGCCGCGAGGGAATGTGGTCTTGGGTATTGCACCGCATCACGGGTGTCGCGATCTTCTTCTTCCTCCTGGTGCACATCCTCGACACCGCACTGGTGCGGGTGAGCCCCGAGGCCTACAACGCCGTCATCGGCACCTACCAGACGCCCATCATGGGCCTCGGCGAGGTCGCCCTCGTCGGCGCGATCGTGTTCCACGCCTTCAACGGTGTGCGCATCATCCTCGTCGACCTGTGGGCGTGGGCGACGCGCCACCAGAAGCTGCTCTTCTACATCGTCATCGCCCTCTGGGTCGTCACGATGCTCGGCTTCGCGCCCCGCCACCTCATGAACGTCTTCAGCCACTAA
- a CDS encoding succinate dehydrogenase hydrophobic membrane anchor subunit translates to MSVIEAPRSQARPARKRGLNLEKWGWIYMRASGVVLLVLIFGHLFVNLLVGEGVKAIDFGFVGGKWADPFWQWWDVAMLWLALIHGANGMRTIVNDYTNPGTTQKVLKGALFVAAAVLIVLGTLVVFTFDPCPAGSPADLLPSFCPAV, encoded by the coding sequence ATGTCCGTCATCGAAGCGCCTCGCAGTCAGGCACGCCCCGCACGCAAGCGCGGCCTCAACCTCGAGAAGTGGGGCTGGATCTACATGCGCGCGAGCGGCGTCGTGCTGCTCGTGCTCATCTTCGGCCACCTGTTCGTGAACCTCCTCGTCGGCGAGGGCGTCAAGGCCATCGACTTCGGGTTCGTGGGCGGCAAGTGGGCCGACCCGTTCTGGCAGTGGTGGGATGTCGCGATGCTCTGGCTCGCCCTCATCCACGGCGCCAACGGCATGCGCACCATCGTGAACGACTACACGAACCCCGGCACCACGCAGAAGGTGCTGAAGGGTGCCCTCTTCGTCGCCGCAGCCGTGCTCATCGTGCTCGGCACGCTCGTGGTCTTCACCTTCGACCCGTGCCCCGCCGGCTCCCCCGCAGACCTGCTTCCCTCGTTCTGCCCCGCCGTCTAG
- the sdhA gene encoding succinate dehydrogenase flavoprotein subunit: MTSQSAHVETQVVDGVHYHQYDIVIVGAGGAGMRAAIEAGPGAKTAVISKLYPTRSHTGAAQGGMAAALANVEEDSWEWHTFDTVKGGDYLVDQDAAEILAKEAIDAVIDLENMGLPFNRTPEGKIDQRRFGGHTRDHGKAPVRRACYAADRTGHMILQTLFQNCVRLGIEFYNEYYALDLIMTEVDGVEQPSGIVAYELATGELHVFQAKAIIFATGGFGKIYKTTSNAHTLTGDGVGIIWRKGLPLEDMEFFQFHPTGLAGLGILLTEGARGEGAILRNASGERFMERYAPTIKDLAPRDIVARCMVQEVAEGRGAGPHKDYVLLDCTHLGAEVLETKLPDITEFARTYLGVDPVYEPVPVMPTAHYAMGGIPTNVAAEVLRDNATVVPGLYAAGECACVSVHGSNRLGTNSLLDINVFGKRAGRNAVEYVNSGVDFTPLPEDPAAGIREMLQLLRDSAGTERIAAIRKELQDEMDKNAQVFRTDESLAHVTNVIAGLRERYKNIAVQDKGKRFNTDLLEAVELGFLLDLAEVVVYSARNRQESRGGHMRDDFPKRDDENYMQHTMAYLSGDAHSADAADHIRLDWKPVTITRYQPMERKY; encoded by the coding sequence GTGACTTCCCAGAGCGCACACGTCGAGACGCAGGTCGTCGACGGAGTCCACTACCACCAGTACGACATCGTGATCGTCGGCGCCGGCGGCGCCGGCATGCGGGCGGCGATCGAGGCCGGCCCCGGCGCGAAGACGGCCGTCATCTCCAAGCTCTACCCGACGCGCTCCCACACGGGTGCCGCGCAGGGCGGCATGGCCGCCGCCCTCGCGAACGTCGAGGAGGACAGCTGGGAGTGGCACACCTTCGACACCGTCAAGGGCGGCGACTACCTCGTCGACCAGGACGCAGCCGAGATCCTCGCGAAAGAGGCGATCGACGCGGTCATCGACCTCGAGAACATGGGCCTGCCGTTCAACCGCACGCCAGAGGGCAAGATCGACCAGCGCCGCTTCGGCGGTCACACCCGCGATCACGGCAAGGCGCCCGTGCGCCGTGCGTGCTACGCAGCCGACCGCACCGGCCACATGATCCTGCAGACGCTCTTCCAGAACTGCGTGCGCCTCGGCATCGAGTTCTACAACGAGTACTACGCGCTCGACCTCATCATGACCGAGGTCGACGGCGTCGAGCAGCCCTCCGGCATCGTCGCCTACGAGCTCGCGACCGGCGAGCTGCACGTCTTCCAGGCCAAGGCGATCATCTTCGCCACCGGCGGCTTCGGCAAGATCTACAAGACCACCTCGAACGCGCACACCCTCACGGGCGACGGCGTCGGCATCATCTGGCGCAAGGGCCTGCCGCTCGAGGACATGGAGTTCTTCCAGTTCCACCCGACCGGCCTCGCCGGGCTCGGCATCCTCCTCACCGAGGGCGCCCGCGGCGAGGGCGCGATCCTCCGCAACGCCTCAGGCGAGCGGTTCATGGAGCGCTACGCCCCCACCATCAAGGACCTCGCACCCCGCGACATCGTCGCGCGCTGCATGGTGCAGGAGGTCGCCGAAGGCCGAGGCGCCGGTCCCCACAAGGACTACGTGCTGCTCGACTGCACCCACCTCGGCGCCGAGGTGCTCGAGACCAAGCTCCCCGACATCACCGAGTTCGCCCGCACCTACCTCGGCGTCGACCCGGTCTACGAGCCCGTGCCCGTGATGCCGACCGCGCACTACGCCATGGGCGGCATCCCGACCAATGTCGCGGCAGAGGTGCTGCGCGACAACGCCACCGTCGTTCCCGGCCTGTACGCCGCGGGCGAGTGCGCCTGCGTCTCGGTGCACGGCTCCAACCGCCTCGGCACCAACTCGCTGCTCGACATCAACGTCTTCGGCAAGCGCGCCGGCCGCAACGCGGTCGAGTACGTCAACTCCGGCGTCGACTTCACGCCGCTGCCCGAAGACCCGGCCGCCGGCATCCGCGAGATGCTCCAGCTGCTGCGCGACTCCGCCGGAACCGAGCGCATCGCCGCGATCCGCAAGGAACTGCAAGACGAGATGGACAAGAACGCCCAGGTGTTCCGCACCGACGAGTCCCTCGCCCACGTCACGAACGTGATCGCCGGCCTGCGCGAGCGCTACAAGAACATCGCCGTCCAGGACAAGGGCAAGCGGTTCAACACCGACCTGCTCGAGGCCGTCGAGCTCGGCTTCCTGCTCGACCTCGCCGAGGTCGTCGTCTACTCCGCGCGCAATCGTCAGGAGAGCCGCGGCGGCCACATGCGCGACGACTTCCCGAAGCGCGACGACGAGAACTACATGCAGCACACGATGGCCTACCTCTCGGGCGATGCGCACTCGGCCGACGCCGCCGACCACATCCGGCTCGACTGGAAACCGGTCACCATCACCCGATACCAGCCGATGGAGAGGAAGTACTGA
- a CDS encoding succinate dehydrogenase iron-sulfur subunit yields MSTTTLEQPPAAEAAIQSFTVTFLIRRFDPDVDTEPRWQDFDVEMFATDRVLDALHKIKWEQDGSLTFRRSCAHGICGSDAMRINGRNRLACKTLIKDLDISKPIYVEAIKGLPLEKDLIVDMEPFFASYREVQPFLIANSKPEAGKERVQSIAKREIFDDTTKCILCAACTSSCPVFWTDGQYFGPAAIVNAHRFIFDDRDDAASVRLDILNDKEGVWRCRTTFNCTDACPRGIEVTKAIAEVKQAIMRGKP; encoded by the coding sequence GTGAGCACCACCACGCTCGAGCAGCCCCCGGCCGCAGAGGCCGCCATCCAGTCGTTCACCGTGACGTTCCTGATCCGCCGGTTCGACCCCGACGTCGACACCGAGCCGCGCTGGCAGGACTTCGACGTCGAGATGTTCGCCACCGACCGCGTGCTCGACGCCCTGCACAAGATCAAGTGGGAGCAGGACGGATCCCTGACGTTCCGTCGCTCATGCGCGCACGGCATCTGCGGGTCCGACGCGATGCGCATCAACGGGCGCAACCGGCTCGCGTGCAAGACGCTCATCAAGGACCTCGACATCTCGAAGCCCATCTACGTGGAGGCCATCAAGGGCCTGCCGCTCGAGAAGGACCTCATCGTCGACATGGAGCCGTTCTTCGCGAGCTACCGCGAGGTGCAGCCCTTCCTCATCGCCAACTCGAAGCCCGAGGCCGGCAAGGAGCGCGTGCAGTCCATCGCCAAGCGCGAGATCTTCGACGACACCACGAAGTGCATCCTCTGCGCCGCGTGCACCTCGTCGTGCCCCGTCTTCTGGACCGACGGCCAGTACTTCGGCCCCGCGGCCATCGTGAACGCCCACCGCTTCATCTTCGACGACCGTGACGACGCGGCATCCGTTCGCCTCGACATCCTGAACGACAAGGAGGGCGTCTGGCGCTGCCGTACGACCTTCAACTGCACCGACGCATGCCCCCGCGGCATCGAGGTGACCAAGGCGATCGCCGAGGTCAAGCAGGCGATCATGCGGGGCAAGCCCTGA
- a CDS encoding YihY/virulence factor BrkB family protein: MTRSTSTDPHERRPSGAPPPGAAADAASAAASDDVPLDGPVPLTARERFDELSSPLRDRFEEPIGRVTRITHRTMELFPVRVWRYFLAQNGFILSSGMSYQALFGIFAAIYVVFAVFGIWLTGNEQTMNAFATLLNTYAPGLIGDEGIISTDELVAITAESAGTLGWTGGVALIGLIWTAIGWVTYTRIGVRSMFGLPKDERSYLLLKARDLLAGLAFGIVLMLAAALSVATTGFMQWLLGLLGLEGDSGWMTFFVQVGAIVVVFVIDTVALAVLFRFLSGAAMPWRRLVIGSLLGSAALSVAQMLGAFLITFASSNPLLATFAVFIALLFWFRITSIVILVAASWIAVEASDANESLRALTPEQREAERRAAEARAAVTVARVRLREAEADAASAGWFGGFKARRAVSRAQLELDQAEATAERLAPRRRTFVD; this comes from the coding sequence GTGACCCGGAGCACCTCGACCGACCCCCACGAGCGGCGCCCATCGGGTGCGCCGCCGCCGGGCGCAGCCGCCGACGCCGCGTCTGCCGCGGCATCCGACGACGTGCCACTCGACGGCCCCGTGCCGCTGACCGCCCGCGAGCGCTTCGACGAGCTGAGCAGCCCCCTGCGCGACCGCTTCGAGGAGCCGATCGGCCGGGTCACGCGGATCACGCACCGCACGATGGAGCTCTTCCCGGTGCGCGTCTGGCGGTACTTCCTGGCGCAGAACGGCTTCATCCTCTCGTCCGGCATGAGCTACCAGGCGCTGTTCGGCATCTTCGCGGCGATCTACGTCGTGTTCGCGGTGTTCGGCATCTGGCTCACCGGCAACGAGCAGACGATGAATGCGTTCGCGACGCTGCTGAACACGTACGCGCCGGGCCTCATCGGCGACGAGGGCATCATCTCCACCGACGAGCTCGTCGCGATCACGGCCGAGAGCGCCGGCACACTGGGCTGGACCGGTGGCGTGGCCCTCATCGGCTTGATCTGGACGGCCATCGGATGGGTCACCTACACGCGCATCGGCGTGCGCAGCATGTTCGGGCTGCCGAAGGACGAGCGCTCGTACCTGCTGCTCAAGGCGCGCGACCTGCTCGCCGGCCTCGCGTTCGGCATCGTGCTCATGCTCGCCGCGGCCCTCTCGGTGGCCACCACCGGCTTCATGCAGTGGTTGCTCGGACTGCTCGGGCTGGAGGGCGACTCCGGCTGGATGACCTTCTTCGTGCAGGTCGGCGCGATCGTCGTGGTCTTCGTCATCGACACGGTCGCCCTGGCCGTGCTGTTCCGCTTCCTCTCCGGTGCCGCGATGCCGTGGCGTCGCCTGGTCATCGGCTCGCTGCTCGGATCGGCTGCGCTCTCGGTCGCGCAGATGCTCGGCGCCTTCCTCATCACGTTCGCGAGCAGCAACCCGCTTCTCGCGACCTTCGCGGTCTTCATCGCACTGCTCTTCTGGTTCCGCATCACGAGCATCGTGATCCTCGTGGCGGCGAGCTGGATCGCGGTCGAGGCATCCGACGCCAACGAGAGCCTCCGCGCGCTCACGCCCGAACAGCGCGAGGCCGAGCGACGCGCGGCCGAGGCCCGCGCCGCGGTCACGGTCGCCAGGGTGCGGCTCCGCGAGGCGGAGGCGGATGCCGCGTCCGCCGGTTGGTTCGGCGGGTTCAAGGCGCGCCGTGCGGTGTCGAGGGCGCAGCTCGAGCTCGACCAGGCCGAGGCGACGGCTGAGCGCCTGGCGCCGCGGCGGCGCACCTTCGTCGACTGA
- a CDS encoding exodeoxyribonuclease III: MPSTSRLRVASVNVNGVRAAYRRGMGEWLEGRDVDLLALQEVRASTEDLQELLGDEWSILHDPATAKGRAGVAIASRRRASIHRVELGSPDFDSAGRWLEADYEVGGRIVTLVSAYVHSGEADTPKQAEKFKFLDAMQARLPELAAHSELALVVGDLNVGHRTLDIRNWKGNVKRAGFLPEERAYFDRFVGAEGSDDHGLGWVDVGRRFAGEVDGPYTWWSFRGKAFDNDTGWRIDYQLATPALADLVTDYTVDRAATYDARFSDHSPVVVDYAI, encoded by the coding sequence ATGCCTTCGACCTCCCGTCTCCGTGTCGCCAGCGTCAACGTGAACGGAGTGCGAGCCGCGTATCGGCGCGGCATGGGCGAGTGGCTCGAGGGCCGCGACGTCGACCTCCTGGCACTGCAGGAGGTGCGTGCGTCGACCGAAGACCTGCAGGAGCTGCTCGGCGACGAATGGTCGATCCTCCACGACCCGGCCACCGCGAAAGGCCGCGCCGGCGTGGCCATCGCGAGCCGGCGCCGGGCGAGCATCCACCGCGTCGAGCTGGGCAGCCCCGACTTCGACTCGGCCGGCCGCTGGCTCGAGGCCGACTACGAGGTCGGCGGCCGCATAGTCACGCTCGTGAGCGCCTACGTGCACTCGGGCGAGGCCGATACCCCGAAGCAGGCCGAGAAGTTCAAGTTCCTCGACGCGATGCAGGCCCGTCTCCCCGAGCTCGCGGCGCACTCCGAGCTCGCGCTCGTCGTCGGCGACCTCAACGTCGGGCACCGCACGCTCGACATCCGCAACTGGAAGGGCAACGTGAAGCGCGCCGGGTTCCTCCCCGAGGAGCGCGCGTACTTCGATCGGTTCGTGGGCGCCGAGGGCTCCGACGACCACGGCCTCGGTTGGGTCGACGTCGGTCGCCGCTTCGCCGGCGAGGTCGACGGGCCGTACACCTGGTGGTCGTTCCGGGGCAAGGCGTTCGACAACGACACCGGCTGGCGCATCGACTACCAGCTCGCGACGCCGGCCCTCGCCGACCTCGTGACCGACTACACCGTCGACCGCGCGGCGACCTACGACGCCCGCTTCTCCGACCACTCCCCCGTGGTCGTCGACTACGCCATCTGA